The window CGCCCGCACCATCGCCGACATGCTCGGCATGCAACCGGCCAGCGCTGCGAACACAAACAACGTCCAGTTCGGCGCCTGCAAGCGCGTGCAAAGCAACACCAGCAACAACGCCCCGCCACCGATCAGCGCCGAGACGGGCAAGATCCGACGCTGGCCGAAACGGTCAACCAGCCGCGAAACCAGCGGCGCACAAAACGCCGTGGCCAAGGCAAACGTCGCCGCCACGGCGCCGGCCAATCCATACCCGCCCTGCAACTGCGAGAGCATGGTGATCAGGCCGATGCCGGTCATGGAAATCGGCATCCGCGCGATCATCCCGGCCAGCACAAAGGCGCAGCTGCCTGGGGCTTTGAACAGCTCGCGGTAAGGGTTTGCCATAGGTGCAGGTCTCAACAAGGGCCTGCAAGTTGCCATAAGCTTGATCGAGGGGAAAGCAGGCAATTGTTGGTTGAATGTGAATCCGCTACCCCGTGACCTGATCGTTCCCACGCTCTGCGTGGGAACGATCGGGTGTCAGGTGACGAAACGTTCAGGGTTCGGCGTGAACTCTCATCACCGCCCGCCGGTCAGCTAGTTATGCCCTCGACACAAGGCTCCCGGAGTTTCGCGGCAATGGCTGATCATCATCCCGAACGACAAAGCGCAATCGATGCCCATGGCATCATCGGCGACATGCGCAGCGCGGCACTGGTCAACGACAAGGGCAGCGTGGACTTTTTCTGCTGGCCGGAATTCGACAGCCCGTCGATCTTCTGTTCACTGCTGGATACCCCCGAGGCCGGGATATTCCAGCTGTTCCCGGACTTACCCGACGCTCGCCGCGAACAGATTTACCTGCCCGACACCAATGTGCTGCAAACCCGCTGGCTCAGCGAACGCGCCGTCGTCGAGATCACCGACTTGCTGCCCATCGGCGACAGCGAAGATGACACACCGATGCTGATGCGCCGGGTGCTTGTGGTCAGCGGCCAGGCAACGTTCCACATGCGCTGCGCCGTGCGTCATGACTACGCTCGCGCCAAGACCCGCGCCCGCATGGATGAAGTAGACGTGACCTTCGAGGCCGCCAATCAACCGTCCCTGCGCCTGTCTTCGGATCAGGTTTTACGCATCGATGGCCATGCCGCTGTCGCCGAATTCACCCTCGAACAGGACCAGAGCGCCGAATTCCTGCTCGGCGGTATCGACGACCCTCGGTTCAAGGAAGGCGTCGCCGCGATCTGCCTGGAACGCACCCTGAAGTTCTGGCGCGACTGGATCGGCCAGTCCAACTACCGCGGCCGCTGGCGGGAAATGGTCAATCGCTCGGCCCTGGCGCTGAAGCTGCTGACCTCGCGCAAACACGGCGCAATCCTCGCCGCCGCAACCTTCGGCCTGCCGGAAACGCCTGGCGGCGAACGCAACTGGGATTACCGCTACACATGGATCCGCGATGCCTCGTTCACCGTCTACGCGTTCATGCGCCTGGGCTTCGTTCAGGAAGCCAATGATTACATGCGCTGGCTACGCGGGCGGGTCAGCGATTGCCACGGCAAGTCCATGAAACTCAACATCCTCTACGCCATCGACGGCCGTCAGGAATTGCCGGAAACCGAACTCTCGCACCTCTCCGGCCATGGCGGCGCAACACCGGTGCGCGTTGGTAATCAGGCTTACGACCAGGTCCAACTCGATATCTTCGGCGAGCTGATGGACGCGGTGTACCTGGTCAACAAATACGGCGACGCCATCTCCCATGAAGGCTGGAAACACGCTGTGGAAGTGGTTGATCAGGTCTGCGAAACCTGGGAGCAAAAGGACGTCGGCATCTGGGAAATGCGCGGCGAGCAGCATCACTTTCTGCACTCGCGGCTGATGTGCTGGGTCGCATTGGACCGAGCCATTCGCCTCGCCTCAAAACGCTCGCTGCCCGCCCCGTTCGCGCGCTGGGACCAGACCCGACAGGCGATCTACGCGGACATCTGGGGAAACTTCTGGAACGAAGAGCGCGGGCATTTCGTCCAGTACATCGGCGGCACCGCCCTCGACGGCTCAATGCTGCTGATGCCACTGGTGCGCTTCGTCAGCGCCAAAGACCCGCGCTGGCTCGCGACCCTCGACGCCATCGAAAAGCATCTGGTACGCGACGGCATGGTTTACCGCTATCGCAATGATCACGCCCGGATCGACGGCCTCGACGGCACAGAAGGCGCCTTCGCCGCGTGCTCATTCTGGTACGTCGAATGCCTGGCCCGCGCCGGACGGGTGGAAAAGGCGCATCTGGAATTTGAACAATTGCTGAGGTATGCGAACCCGCTGGGGTTGTACGCCGAAGAGTTCGACAGCCATGCGCGGCATCTGGGCAATACGCCGCAAGCGCTGACGCATTTGGCACTGATCAGTGCGGCGTGTTTCCTGGATCGGAAATTGAGTGGGGAGAAGAGTTTCTGGCAGCCTTGAGGCCGTGTCGCCACAGGTTTTGTGTAGGCCAAGGCCTGACATTTCATAAACAACACCCCCGTTCACTTCCAGAAAATCCTTTGTTGCCAGCCGTTACATCCCCCCTACCATCGACCACCAACGGGTACAGCGGAGCTGTCCAACAAAACCCGAATTCAAGGAAACCGAATGACCCAGCGCATCCACCGCAGCATTGACACCCCTCTCAGGTCCGGACTGAACCGCGACGAATTGTGGGAAGCCCATGACAAAGGCCTGATCAAATGCTGGGAAATCGGCCGCCAACGCGCCGCCCGTTTCCCCGAACTCGCCCAACGCTGCCTTGCCGGTGAACTGCCGGTGCTGGGCTGGAAAGGCGGCGTCAGCCGCAGCCTGAAAAAGCTCGAAAAGTACGGATCCCTCAAGTACCTCGCCCAGTGGCAAGGGTTGCGTGGGGAGGATCTGGATATCGATTTGAGTGAAGAACGGGCGTTGACCTGTTCGCGGACCAACATGGTGGTGACGTTTACGCCGGATCGGTCGAAGTACTTCAATCAGGTCGCGGAAATCGAAGCCTAGGAAAAACAGGCGAAGACATCGCCCACCTCACCGGCGGGCGTCGGGCATCACATTCCCGAAGAAGCGCCCGAGGCAACGGTCAAGGCATTACTGGATCTACTGGAAGGCTGACGCTGAAACGCTCGCGATAGGCCTGCGGGGTCACGCCCATGGCCCGCAGAAAACTGCGTCGAAGCGTCTCTTCGCTGCCGAATCCGCATTGCACCGCCACCCGTTTGATCGGCACGCCGGTATCGCTGAGCAAACGCCGGGCGGTCTCGACCCGAATCAGTTCGATGGCCCGGGCCGGCGTCTGGCCGGTGTCGGCGCGGTAATGGCGGACAAAACTGCGTTCGCTCATGCCGGCCTGCAAGGCCAGGGACGGGATGCCCAAATCCTTGGTGAGGTTTTCGCTGATCCAGGCATGAAGTTCGTCGAAACGGTTGCCTTCCTTTTGCAAAGAGAGCGTCACGCTGAACTGCGACTGGCCGCCGGGGCGTTTCAGGAACACCACCAGTTGCCGGGCGACTTCCAGGGCCATTGTGCGGCCAAGATCCTCTTCGACCATGGCCAGCGCCAGATCGATACCGGCAGTGACCCCAGCCGAGGTCCAGACCGGGCCGTCATTGATGAAAATCGGATTGGGCTCAACCAGCAGCCGCGGATGCTGCTGCGCCAACTGCTCGCAACGGCTCCAATGAGTGACCACCCGCCGGCCATCGAGCCAGCCGCTGGCCGCCAGCAAAAATGCCCCGGTGCACACCGACGACACTCGCCGACACCCCGTCGCGTGTTCCCGTACCCAGGCCACCAGCGGTTCATCTCGCGCCGCGTCGTAAACGCCCCAGCCACCGGCAATGATCAACGTGTCACTGGCCTCTTCGGGCAACGGCTCGGCCAACAGCGCCAGCCCCGCCGACGACATCACCGCCCCGCCGCCGCTGGCAATCACCGTCGGCGCATAAGGTGGCGGAAAACCTTGCTGGCGGGAAATATCGTTGGCCGAAGCGAACACCTGCAACGGCCCGGTGACGTCGAGCAATTGCACATTGGCAAAGGCGAGCACGTGAATGGTTTTCGACATGATTGGCGTAATTCGTGGGGTTATTGGCGTATGCGCCAAATCCTACGAGCCTAAAGTGAAGTCGTCCACCCACCTCATGAGAAAAATGCCATGACGTTGCAGATCGGTTTTCTGTTGTTTCCACAGGTTCAGCAACTGGACCTCACCGGCCCTTACGACGTACTGGCCTCGCTGCCGGACGTGAAGGTGCATTTGATCTGGAAGGACCTGATGCCCGTCACCGCAAGCACGGGCCTGGTGCTGAAACCGACCATCACGTTCGACGACTGCCCGCCGCTGGATGTGATCTGCATTCCTGGCGGCGCTGGCGTCGGGCCGTTGATGGAGGATGAACAGACGCTGGCCTTCATCCAGACGCAAGCCGCTAACGCGCGTTACGTCACGTCGGTGTGTACCGGCGCGCTGGTGCTGGGTGCAGCGGGTCTGTTGAAAGGCAAACGCGCCACCACTCACTGGGCCTATCACGAATTGTTGGCGCCTTTGGGGGCGATACCGGTGAAGGATCGGGTGGTGCGCGACGGAAATCTTCTGACCGGTGGCGGGATCACGGCGGGCATTGATTTTGCCCTGACCCTGGCCGCGGAGTTGTTCGATAAGGACACGGCAGAGCTGGTGCAGTTGCAGCTCGAATACGCCCCGGCACCGCCGTTTACCTCGGGCAGCCCTGAGACGGCCCCGGCCAGCGTGCTAGAGGAAGCCCGTGAACGCGCCGCCGGGTCGTTGAAACTGCGCTCGCAAATCACCGAGCGCGCGGCGGCGAAACTCGATCAGTTGCCAGCACGCTGATCCATCCCGGCCGGCAGCCAAGGCTTGGCTGCCGGTCCTAAGGGGTGCAGGTTTCGGCAGGCGAAAAAAAACCCGCCGAAGCGGGTTTCCCAAGACCATTACGACTCCCTGTCGGCAGCGATTCCTTGCTTATGGTCGATCATCCGTGATCCCGAGCACTTCCTGTGCTTCGGTTGATGAAGCCAGATTACGCTTAGGATCCAATGTGCAATAGACGACATAGTAACCATCGCGTGTAGGACATTCGCTATAGCCACCCTTCCGAAAACCCTTAGACGGGTAAGGTTTCAGGCGTTGAAGCCGCGAATTTAGCGGCTTGCAGCGGACATTCAGCCGACAACGTGTGCATCTCGAGAAACGACCGGTGTTTCAGCCACCATTCGAACATGCAGCCATCACTCTGACTGACGCTCGCGTTCCTTGGCATTGACCTTGAGAAATTCTTCGATATTGCTCATCTGCTCATCCCAGCCGCGACTGTCCATGCGGAACGCCTTGAGCCGGCGCGTCTGAGGGATGTGATCGAAACCGGACTCGGTGACTTTGAGTAACGTGCCTTCATCCAGGTCTTCGAGCTCGAACTTCACCAATGTGGTGGGTTCCTGGGAGTAATCGATATCGGGCTCGATCGCGTACGGATGCCAGCGAAACGAAAACACCCGTTCCGGCTCGACCCGCTCCACCAGTACGTTCCACAGCAAATGCTCATAACCCGGGTACGTAATCTGCCCCTGGGTCCACTCACCGGCGACAAAACGCTTGCCCTCCAGCGCCACGCCAAACCACTGTCCGAAGGCTTCGGCATTGGCCAGCACACGCCAGACCTGCGAGCGCGGCGTTTTGAGCAGGATCTTCCTTTCGATGCGATCTGATGCTGGATTCATAAGTCACCTCCTGTACTGAACAGTAGGCCTGTAAGACCACAAGACCAACCCTAAAGTTGTATCAATCGGGTATCGCAATCAACCCTACCTGAAATATTCGGCTGCATTTCAAGGTGTAAGTTCTGGCGTGAAGACGAAACTCAGCGCCCGAAACTGCTAACGTTCAGGGCGACGTTGACTCAGACCAGGACGATTCATGCAGCTTTCACTTACGCAACGTTATCGCGGAGCCCTGCTGGGCCTGGCCTGCGGTGATGCCGTTGGCACCAGCGTCGAGTTCCAGCCACGCGGCTCGTTCAAGCCCTTGACCGACATGGTGGGTGGTGGCCCTTTCAATCTGAAAGCAGGGCAATGGACCGATGACACCTCGATGGCGCTGTGCCTGGCCGAAAGCCTGCTAAGCAAAAACGGCTTCGAGGCGGCCGACCAGATGGCGCGTTACGTGAATTGGTGGCAATGGGGTTATTTGAGCTCGACGGGCGAATGCTTCGACATTGGCATGACCGTACGCGACGCCTTGACGCGTTATCAGCAAACCGGCGAACCGTTCGCCGGCTCCACCAATCCCGGCACGGCCGGCAATGGCTCGCTGATGCGTCTGGTGCCGGTGGTGCTGTATTACTTTCCCGATCGCGACCGGACCCTGGCATTTTCCGCCAACAGTTCGCGAACTACCCACGCCGCACCGGAAGCGGTTGAATGCTGTCAGTTGTTCGCCGAGCTGATCCACCGGGCGTTGCAAGGCGCGTCCAAGGCAGAAATGCTCAGCGTGTCAGAAACGACATGCCTGGAACCCAAAGTGGCCGCTATCGCCCGAGGTGAATATTTCGGCAAACCTGAACACGAAATCCATGGCAGCGGTTACTGCGTTGCTTCACTGGAAGCGGCCCTGTGGTGTTTTCATCAGACTGACAACTTTGAAGCCGCCATCCTGAAAGCCGCCAACCTGGGCGACGACGCCGATACCACCGCCGCCATTGCTGGTCAGTTGGCCGGGGCTTATTACGGAGTGCAGGGCATTCCCGAACGCTGGTTGGAGAAGTTGCATTGGCGTGAGGATATCGAAGCCACGGCTGACGCTTTGCTGGTGGCTGCACACAGACACGAATCCCCGAACAGGCCATAACTTATGTGGAGAGGGAACTGCTTGGGGGCGCTTCGCACCCCAACGGGGGCAAGCCCCCTGGCCACAGAGTTTGCGGCAGACGTCATTATTGGTTGACCGCCCGCTTCGCTACACTGCCTCCCAACTTTCCAGTCACAGCGAGAATCCCCATGCACCCACGCTTTCTTCTGGCACTGACGCCTCTGCTGTTCACCGCCACTGCTTATGCAATGGACTGCGACAACGCCACCGATCAAGCGACGATGAATCAATGTGCGGCACAGCAACACAAGACGGCGGACAAGGAGTTGAATGCGCTTTACCAGCAGATCAATGAGCGACTGAAGAGTAACCCCGACAGTAAAAAGCTGCTGATCGGGGCGCAGCGTTCGTGGATTGCGTTTCGGGATGCCGAGTGCAAGTTCTCGAGCGCCGGGGTCGAAGGCGGGAGTGTGTATCCGCTGATCTACAGCAATTGCATCACTGAGTTGACCAAGGCGCGGGTTGAGACTTTCAAGAATTATCTGAAGTGTCAGGAGGGGGATTTGAGTTGCCCGGTGCCTGGGGCTTGATGTCCGGGCGTCTGTGAGGGCCTCTTCGCGAGCAAGCCCGCTCCCACATTCGACCGAGTTCTTTCAGAAAGAAAACAGTTGAATGTGGGAGCGGGCTTGCTCGCGAAAGCGTCCTCACAAGCGAAGCAATTACCGGACAAATACCTGCGCGGTGGTGATCGCCATATCCCCTCCCGGCAACTTGATATTGCCGATCTGCTTCAGGCTATCGGCATCAAAGATCGCCACATCGTTAAACGTCCCCGACAGATAAATCTTGCTGCCGTCCTTGTTGAACGAAATGCAGTAGTAGGAATGATCCAGCGTCGCCGCCTGAAGCATTTTCTTCTCCTTGATGTCGTACTTCGCCAAACGGTTGAGCACGCCGAACATCAGGTTCGGATCCTTCGGCGAGCGCATGCCGCTGAAGTAGATTTCCGTCAACGGGCCGAAGTCGGTGGTTTCGGTCTTGCCGGTTTTCAGGTCGATGCTGAACAGCCCGTAGAGGTACTCGGCGGTCGCGGGGTCCTGCTTCTTGTCCTTGAATTTCGCCGCGGTGTAGAGCAGCGAGAAGTCATGGCGATAAGTCTGCTGGTTCCACACGTAGAGCACGTCCGGCGCGCTGTAGTTCGGGCGTTTCCAGTGGCGACTGGGGATCAGCACGTCGAACTTGCCGGTCTTCACATCGACCTTGTAGACATCCGCCCCGGCCACGTACAGCGTGCCGTCGTCCCCACTCTGCATGATGGTCAACTGCCGTGGCGCCGGGAAACTGCGCACGGGTTTGGCATCCATGCCGGCGTCAGTGGCGTACACATCGAGCCGCGGTTGCTGCACTTCGTAGCGATCATTGAGCATCAACGTCGGGTTGGCGATGGTGAACAGTTCCTTGCCGTCATGACTGACGGTGAAGGCGAACATCGACCTGGCTTTCTCCCCCGGCTGCTGGGTGATGCTGGCGTGGAACACCTGCTTGCAACTGTCGAGTTCAACGCCGTAGACATCCGCGTAGTGATTGTTCAACACGTAGGCGGTCTTGCGATCCGGCGACAGCTGCACGGTGCCAGGACCGAAAGCGTCCGGCATTTTGCAGGTCTTGAACAGACTGTCGGTAGCCAGATCAATGATGTGCAGATTGTTCGGGTAATTGGTGGTCACCATGTATTCGTGACCGCTTTGCAGGGCGGTGTTTTCATCGGCCAGAACGTTGAGCGAACAGGCGCTCAGGACGGCGAAAGCGGCCAGGCCGCAGGCTTTAGTGCGAAGCATGCTGGAATCCTTCTTCTGTCCGATTATTTGTCTTTGGGAAAGACAGTCCCGAGGTTGCGCCAGTTCTCATTGGACGCCTGGGCATCCTTGTTCCAGTCCGGGTAGGTGCTCATCATGTCGGGCACCTGGGCCGGCCACCAGCAAGGGTCGGAGCAGCCATAGAGGTCGGCTTCCATCGGCTGGCACAGCGACGACACACCGCCAAAGGCGTCGATTTCCCAACCCGGGTCGGTGGTCGAGGCGCAGCCGGCGACGGAACTCATCGCCACCACTTCTTCGATACGGTTCTCGGCCGCGGCCTCATCCAGTTTCAGCGCTTTGTTATTGATTGCCTTGAGATGTTTCATATC of the Pseudomonas frederiksbergensis genome contains:
- a CDS encoding lysozyme inhibitor LprI family protein yields the protein MHPRFLLALTPLLFTATAYAMDCDNATDQATMNQCAAQQHKTADKELNALYQQINERLKSNPDSKKLLIGAQRSWIAFRDAECKFSSAGVEGGSVYPLIYSNCITELTKARVETFKNYLKCQEGDLSCPVPGA
- a CDS encoding glycoside hydrolase family 15 protein — its product is MADHHPERQSAIDAHGIIGDMRSAALVNDKGSVDFFCWPEFDSPSIFCSLLDTPEAGIFQLFPDLPDARREQIYLPDTNVLQTRWLSERAVVEITDLLPIGDSEDDTPMLMRRVLVVSGQATFHMRCAVRHDYARAKTRARMDEVDVTFEAANQPSLRLSSDQVLRIDGHAAVAEFTLEQDQSAEFLLGGIDDPRFKEGVAAICLERTLKFWRDWIGQSNYRGRWREMVNRSALALKLLTSRKHGAILAAATFGLPETPGGERNWDYRYTWIRDASFTVYAFMRLGFVQEANDYMRWLRGRVSDCHGKSMKLNILYAIDGRQELPETELSHLSGHGGATPVRVGNQAYDQVQLDIFGELMDAVYLVNKYGDAISHEGWKHAVEVVDQVCETWEQKDVGIWEMRGEQHHFLHSRLMCWVALDRAIRLASKRSLPAPFARWDQTRQAIYADIWGNFWNEERGHFVQYIGGTALDGSMLLMPLVRFVSAKDPRWLATLDAIEKHLVRDGMVYRYRNDHARIDGLDGTEGAFAACSFWYVECLARAGRVEKAHLEFEQLLRYANPLGLYAEEFDSHARHLGNTPQALTHLALISAACFLDRKLSGEKSFWQP
- a CDS encoding ADP-ribosylglycohydrolase family protein, with translation MQLSLTQRYRGALLGLACGDAVGTSVEFQPRGSFKPLTDMVGGGPFNLKAGQWTDDTSMALCLAESLLSKNGFEAADQMARYVNWWQWGYLSSTGECFDIGMTVRDALTRYQQTGEPFAGSTNPGTAGNGSLMRLVPVVLYYFPDRDRTLAFSANSSRTTHAAPEAVECCQLFAELIHRALQGASKAEMLSVSETTCLEPKVAAIARGEYFGKPEHEIHGSGYCVASLEAALWCFHQTDNFEAAILKAANLGDDADTTAAIAGQLAGAYYGVQGIPERWLEKLHWREDIEATADALLVAAHRHESPNRP
- a CDS encoding GlxA family transcriptional regulator, which gives rise to MSKTIHVLAFANVQLLDVTGPLQVFASANDISRQQGFPPPYAPTVIASGGGAVMSSAGLALLAEPLPEEASDTLIIAGGWGVYDAARDEPLVAWVREHATGCRRVSSVCTGAFLLAASGWLDGRRVVTHWSRCEQLAQQHPRLLVEPNPIFINDGPVWTSAGVTAGIDLALAMVEEDLGRTMALEVARQLVVFLKRPGGQSQFSVTLSLQKEGNRFDELHAWISENLTKDLGIPSLALQAGMSERSFVRHYRADTGQTPARAIELIRVETARRLLSDTGVPIKRVAVQCGFGSEETLRRSFLRAMGVTPQAYRERFSVSLPVDPVMP
- a CDS encoding SRPBCC family protein, whose amino-acid sequence is MNPASDRIERKILLKTPRSQVWRVLANAEAFGQWFGVALEGKRFVAGEWTQGQITYPGYEHLLWNVLVERVEPERVFSFRWHPYAIEPDIDYSQEPTTLVKFELEDLDEGTLLKVTESGFDHIPQTRRLKAFRMDSRGWDEQMSNIEEFLKVNAKERERQSE
- the qhpC gene encoding quinohemoprotein amine dehydrogenase subunit gamma; amino-acid sequence: MKHLKAINNKALKLDEAAAENRIEEVVAMSSVAGCASTTDPGWEIDAFGGVSSLCQPMEADLYGCSDPCWWPAQVPDMMSTYPDWNKDAQASNENWRNLGTVFPKDK
- the inhA gene encoding isonitrile hydratase, which codes for MTLQIGFLLFPQVQQLDLTGPYDVLASLPDVKVHLIWKDLMPVTASTGLVLKPTITFDDCPPLDVICIPGGAGVGPLMEDEQTLAFIQTQAANARYVTSVCTGALVLGAAGLLKGKRATTHWAYHELLAPLGAIPVKDRVVRDGNLLTGGGITAGIDFALTLAAELFDKDTAELVQLQLEYAPAPPFTSGSPETAPASVLEEARERAAGSLKLRSQITERAAAKLDQLPAR
- the peaD gene encoding quinohemoprotein amine dehydrogenase subunit beta; this encodes MLRTKACGLAAFAVLSACSLNVLADENTALQSGHEYMVTTNYPNNLHIIDLATDSLFKTCKMPDAFGPGTVQLSPDRKTAYVLNNHYADVYGVELDSCKQVFHASITQQPGEKARSMFAFTVSHDGKELFTIANPTLMLNDRYEVQQPRLDVYATDAGMDAKPVRSFPAPRQLTIMQSGDDGTLYVAGADVYKVDVKTGKFDVLIPSRHWKRPNYSAPDVLYVWNQQTYRHDFSLLYTAAKFKDKKQDPATAEYLYGLFSIDLKTGKTETTDFGPLTEIYFSGMRSPKDPNLMFGVLNRLAKYDIKEKKMLQAATLDHSYYCISFNKDGSKIYLSGTFNDVAIFDADSLKQIGNIKLPGGDMAITTAQVFVR